From Erwinia pyri, a single genomic window includes:
- the gntK gene encoding gluconokinase gives MSNQHHRIYVVMGVSGSGKSAVAASVARQLSAGMLDGDFLHPRDNIQKMAAGMALDDGDRAPWLSALNDAAFAMQRTNSVSIIVCSALKKHYRDRLRAGNSNLSFIYLHGDFPVIEARLAARSGHFFKTQMLVSQFAALEQPGAEESDVKIIDINQPLEQVIADAVEHIQHFQPQEACA, from the coding sequence ATGAGCAATCAACATCACCGAATCTATGTCGTTATGGGCGTTTCCGGCAGCGGCAAATCTGCCGTCGCCGCCAGCGTTGCACGCCAGCTCTCCGCGGGCATGCTCGATGGCGATTTCCTCCATCCGCGCGACAACATTCAGAAAATGGCGGCGGGCATGGCGCTGGATGATGGCGATCGTGCGCCCTGGCTTAGCGCCCTTAATGATGCCGCTTTTGCCATGCAGCGCACCAACAGCGTGTCGATCATCGTTTGCTCTGCCCTGAAAAAGCACTACCGCGATCGCCTGCGGGCCGGTAACAGCAACCTCTCGTTTATCTATCTGCACGGGGATTTCCCGGTTATTGAAGCGCGCCTTGCCGCACGCAGCGGCCATTTCTTCAAAACCCAGATGTTGGTCAGCCAGTTCGCTGCACTTGAGCAGCCTGGCGCGGAAGAGAGCGACGTGAAAATCATCGACATCAATCAGCCGCTGGAGCAGGTGATTGCCGATGCCGTTGAACATATTCAACACTTCCAGCCACAGGAAGCCTGCGCATGA
- the iclR gene encoding glyoxylate bypass operon transcriptional repressor IclR, translated as MATPVVVKRGKKPRAAAAQPAQPAGQVQSLTRGLKLLEFIADSHGSVALTELAQQAGLPNSTTHRLLTTMQQQGFVRQVGDLGLWTIGAHAFVVGSSFLQSRNLLALVHPMLRRLMEDSGETVNLAVLDLSDRQAVIIDQVQCTQLMRMSAPIGGKLPMHASGAGKAFLANLNDAQVSEVLHRQGLHHYTPQTLTSPQSLKENLALVRKMGFSFDDEEHALGLRCVAASIYDEHREPFAAISISGPVSRVTDDRVTELGAMVIKAAKEITREYGG; from the coding sequence ATGGCGACCCCCGTCGTGGTGAAACGCGGTAAGAAACCTCGTGCCGCCGCCGCTCAGCCCGCTCAACCTGCCGGACAGGTCCAGTCGCTAACCCGTGGCCTGAAACTGCTGGAATTTATCGCCGACTCCCACGGCAGCGTAGCGCTGACCGAGCTGGCTCAGCAGGCTGGTTTACCCAATTCCACCACGCATCGCCTGCTGACCACCATGCAGCAGCAGGGGTTTGTACGTCAGGTGGGCGACCTGGGACTGTGGACGATTGGCGCCCATGCGTTTGTGGTCGGCAGCAGTTTTCTGCAAAGCCGGAATCTGCTGGCGCTGGTTCACCCGATGTTGCGCAGATTAATGGAAGATTCGGGTGAAACGGTGAATCTGGCTGTTTTGGATCTTAGCGATCGTCAGGCGGTAATTATCGATCAGGTTCAGTGTACGCAGCTGATGCGCATGTCCGCGCCGATTGGCGGCAAGCTGCCGATGCATGCCTCAGGAGCCGGAAAAGCGTTTCTGGCTAATCTGAATGATGCCCAGGTCAGTGAAGTGCTGCATCGTCAGGGACTGCACCACTACACGCCGCAAACCCTGACGTCGCCGCAAAGCCTGAAAGAGAATCTGGCACTGGTGCGGAAAATGGGCTTTTCCTTCGATGATGAAGAGCACGCGCTTGGGTTACGCTGCGTGGCAGCCTCTATTTACGATGAGCATCGCGAGCCGTTTGCCGCAATTTCTATTTCCGGCCCGGTTTCCAGGGTCACCGATGACCGCGTGACCGAGCTTGGCGCAATGGTGATCAAGGCCGCGAAGGAGATTACCCGCGAGTATGGTGGGTAA